The following coding sequences lie in one Haladaptatus sp. DJG-WS-42 genomic window:
- a CDS encoding aldo/keto reductase: MEYVVAQGAAVPKIGLGTWQLRGTTCRRVVEDALDLGYRHIDTAQAYGNERQVGSAIAASDVDREEIFLVTKLSPRNLGAKRAKETTKESLARLGVDYVDCLLIHRPNPLIPVRETLDTMNDLVEEGVINHIGVSNFSQSQLMEAREQSLEPILTNQVRYSPFDRKQALVEYCQIHDVVLTAYSPFLHGGILRDSTLSGIGLRYEKSAAQVALRWLIQQENVATIPKASTYPHLRENLEVFDFSLTDEEMARIGRPSAAKTLSRTLRGFLT; the protein is encoded by the coding sequence ATGGAGTACGTGGTCGCACAAGGGGCAGCGGTTCCGAAAATCGGACTGGGGACGTGGCAGCTACGGGGGACGACCTGTCGGCGCGTGGTCGAAGATGCCCTCGACCTCGGCTACCGACACATCGACACCGCACAGGCCTACGGCAACGAGCGACAAGTTGGCTCTGCGATTGCCGCCTCGGACGTGGACCGCGAGGAGATTTTTCTGGTCACGAAGCTCTCACCGCGCAATCTTGGTGCGAAGCGAGCGAAAGAGACGACGAAAGAAAGTCTCGCACGACTCGGCGTCGACTACGTAGACTGCCTGCTCATCCACCGGCCAAATCCACTGATTCCAGTCCGTGAAACGCTCGATACCATGAACGACCTCGTCGAAGAAGGCGTCATCAATCATATCGGCGTGAGCAACTTCAGCCAGTCACAGCTCATGGAAGCCCGTGAGCAGTCGCTCGAACCGATTCTGACGAATCAGGTCCGCTACTCGCCGTTCGACCGAAAACAGGCGTTGGTCGAATACTGCCAGATTCACGATGTGGTGTTGACCGCCTACAGCCCATTTTTACACGGCGGCATTCTCAGAGATAGCACGCTCTCCGGCATCGGGCTTCGCTACGAGAAGTCTGCCGCCCAAGTCGCACTGCGGTGGCTCATCCAGCAAGAAAACGTCGCCACTATCCCGAAGGCGTCGACATATCCGCATTTGCGAGAAAACCTAGAGGTGTTCGACTTCTCACTTACCGACGAAGAGATGGCGCGCATTGGCCGCCCCTCGGCCGCGAAAACGCTCTCGAGGACGCTCCGAGGCTTTCTGACCTAA
- a CDS encoding CocE/NonD family hydrolase has translation MTADPVLIPGGRDVRASHDTASGATSVVVACPPHPQHGGRRTDSRLTAVADALADHGIATLRFDYGAWDEGRGECEDARNAIAWAHDHYERVGIFGFSFGGAISLLTAANRDDLTAVSALAPAGSLPAGFDTATALADISAPTQVVYATRDTTANWQPVVEQARALDYRVDELSADHFFVGQTQKVARCVCDFLASHL, from the coding sequence ATGACAGCAGACCCCGTTCTCATCCCGGGTGGCCGCGACGTGCGGGCGAGCCACGACACCGCCTCGGGTGCGACGAGCGTCGTCGTCGCGTGCCCGCCCCATCCCCAGCACGGCGGCCGCCGAACCGACTCCCGACTCACCGCCGTCGCAGACGCACTCGCAGACCACGGTATTGCTACCCTGCGCTTTGACTACGGCGCGTGGGACGAGGGCCGCGGCGAGTGCGAAGACGCCCGTAACGCCATCGCGTGGGCGCACGACCACTACGAGCGAGTCGGCATCTTCGGCTTCTCGTTTGGCGGCGCAATTTCACTGCTCACGGCGGCGAACCGCGACGACCTCACGGCCGTCAGTGCGCTCGCGCCCGCTGGCTCGCTTCCGGCGGGCTTCGACACGGCCACCGCGCTCGCGGACATCTCAGCGCCGACCCAGGTGGTGTACGCCACCCGCGACACGACGGCGAACTGGCAGCCAGTTGTCGAACAGGCGCGCGCCCTCGACTATCGTGTTGATGAGTTGAGTGCTGACCACTTTTTCGTCGGGCAGACCCAGAAGGTTGCCCGTTGTGTCTGTGACTTTCTCGCCTCGCACCTGTAG
- the guaA gene encoding glutamine-hydrolyzing GMP synthase yields the protein MVNVDEFIPEAEAEIQDDVGDGHAIIALSGGVDSSVAATLAHRAIGGQLTPVYVDTGLMRKGETEQIRETFSFMENLRVVEAQDRFLDALSGVTDPEEKRQIIGEQFIREFETVANEVDADYLVQGTIYPDRIESDGEIKSHHNVGGLPDVVDFEGIVEPVRDLYKDEVREVARDLGLESIIAERMPFPGPGLAVRIIGEVTEEKVEVARESTFIVEEELEEYEPWQALAAVIGKATGVKGDNRVHGWIVAVRSVESRDGMTARAQELDWETLQRIQSRITGSLDNVSRVVYDVTHKPPATIEYE from the coding sequence ATGGTAAACGTAGACGAATTCATCCCAGAAGCCGAGGCAGAGATTCAAGACGACGTCGGCGACGGTCACGCCATCATCGCCCTTTCGGGCGGGGTGGACTCTTCTGTCGCTGCCACCCTCGCCCACCGCGCCATCGGCGGCCAACTCACGCCCGTGTACGTTGACACTGGCCTGATGCGCAAGGGCGAAACCGAGCAAATCCGCGAGACGTTCTCCTTCATGGAGAACCTCCGCGTGGTCGAAGCCCAAGACCGCTTCTTAGACGCACTCTCCGGCGTCACCGACCCAGAGGAGAAACGCCAAATCATCGGCGAACAGTTCATCCGCGAGTTCGAAACCGTCGCAAACGAAGTCGATGCGGACTATCTGGTGCAGGGCACCATCTACCCAGACCGCATCGAATCCGACGGGGAAATCAAGAGCCACCACAACGTCGGCGGCCTCCCCGACGTGGTTGACTTCGAGGGTATCGTCGAACCCGTCCGCGACCTCTACAAAGACGAGGTGCGCGAGGTCGCCCGCGACCTCGGCCTCGAATCCATCATCGCAGAGCGCATGCCGTTCCCCGGCCCCGGCCTCGCCGTGCGTATTATCGGTGAAGTCACCGAGGAGAAGGTGGAAGTCGCCCGCGAATCGACGTTCATCGTCGAAGAGGAGTTAGAGGAGTACGAACCGTGGCAGGCGCTCGCCGCCGTCATCGGGAAAGCAACCGGCGTCAAAGGTGACAACCGCGTCCACGGCTGGATTGTGGCCGTCCGCTCGGTCGAGAGCCGCGACGGCATGACCGCCCGCGCACAGGAACTCGACTGGGAGACGCTCCAGCGCATCCAGTCGCGCATCACGGGCAGCCTCGACAACGTCTCGCGCGTGGTCTATGACGTAACCCACAAACCGCCCGCAACCATCGAATACGAATAA
- a CDS encoding CTP synthetase, with protein sequence MNAIVIGEDEYALGDALEAKGVAVTYLDGIANRPALEDAGITDCDLLVLTDVSQATSIPVAKDINENLRVVVYADDSVPEFVRGQAGLIIDPDLLAVETVAEELV encoded by the coding sequence ATGAATGCAATCGTCATCGGGGAAGACGAGTACGCGCTTGGCGATGCCCTCGAAGCGAAGGGCGTTGCCGTCACCTATCTCGATGGTATCGCAAACCGCCCCGCGCTCGAAGACGCGGGCATCACCGACTGTGACTTGCTCGTCCTCACGGACGTCTCGCAGGCCACGTCGATTCCGGTCGCGAAGGACATAAACGAGAACCTGCGCGTCGTCGTGTACGCGGACGATTCGGTGCCGGAGTTCGTCCGCGGACAGGCCGGACTCATCATCGACCCAGACCTACTCGCCGTCGAAACGGTCGCAGAAGAGCTGGTTTAA
- a CDS encoding PspA/IM30 family protein: MGIFSRMSYVIRSKLNALLNRAEDPTETLDYSYEQMRDELQDVKRGIADLTTQKKRLEIQKRRLEENVEKHNRQAREAVNQDRDDLARQALEKKKQKMAQIEELEGQVASLQNTQDNLVSKKNELQNRIEEFRTQKETIKARYEAAEASTRVSEAMTGAGKEMEDVSRAIERARERTDDMEARSEALDELQDSGAFEDALSDKDSIDRELESLSTDNEVESELETLKAEAGKGTTSAAPEAEAEAEPETESVDPAVEAELEDIKEEDN; the protein is encoded by the coding sequence ATGGGAATCTTCTCGCGCATGTCGTACGTCATCCGCTCGAAACTGAACGCACTGCTCAACCGGGCCGAAGACCCGACCGAGACGCTCGATTACTCCTACGAGCAGATGCGCGACGAGCTACAGGACGTGAAACGAGGGATTGCAGACCTCACGACGCAGAAAAAGCGCCTTGAAATCCAGAAACGCCGGTTAGAAGAGAACGTCGAGAAGCACAACCGACAGGCCCGCGAAGCCGTCAATCAAGACCGCGACGACCTCGCCCGCCAAGCCTTAGAGAAGAAAAAGCAAAAGATGGCCCAAATCGAGGAACTCGAGGGTCAGGTTGCGAGCTTACAGAACACCCAAGACAACCTCGTCTCGAAGAAAAACGAACTCCAGAACCGCATCGAGGAGTTCCGCACCCAGAAAGAGACCATCAAGGCCCGCTACGAGGCCGCAGAAGCGAGCACGCGCGTCTCCGAGGCGATGACGGGCGCGGGCAAGGAGATGGAAGACGTCTCACGCGCCATCGAGCGCGCCCGCGAGCGCACCGACGACATGGAGGCGCGTTCTGAAGCGCTCGACGAACTCCAGGATTCGGGCGCGTTCGAGGACGCGCTCTCTGATAAGGACTCCATCGACCGCGAACTCGAATCGCTGTCCACTGATAACGAAGTCGAATCCGAGTTAGAGACGCTCAAAGCCGAAGCCGGGAAGGGAACGACGAGCGCAGCGCCGGAAGCGGAAGCCGAGGCGGAACCCGAAACCGAGTCAGTAGACCCCGCGGTCGAAGCCGAACTCGAAGACATCAAAGAAGAAGACAACTGA
- a CDS encoding CTP synthase encodes MPTEPETDYDPTLGNKFIFVTGGVMSGLGKGITAASTGRLLSNAGFDVTAVKIDPYLNVDAGTMNPYQHGEVYVLEDGGEVDLDLGNYERFLDIDMTFDHNITTGKTYQHVIEKERAGDYLGKTVQIIPHITDDIKRRIREAAEGHDVCIVEVGGTIGDIEGMPYLEALRQFVHEEDEDDVLLTHVTLIPYSKNGEQKTKPTQHSVKELRSIGLQPDILVGRCETELEPETKEKIALFCDVPTEAVFSNADVEDIYHVPLMVEEEGLDEYVMEHLDLAADALPKAERNNEWRNLVTQETEGSVKIALVGKYALEDAYMSIHESLKHAGLDQGVDVDILWVDSDEMADNHMERLHDADGIVVPGGFGSRGTLGKIEAIRYARENEIPFLGLCLGFQLAVIEYARNVLDLEGADSTEMEPETPHPVIDLLPEQYDLEDLGGTMRLGAHETQISPDTLASEVYGGTSCVERHRHRYEVNPKYIDRLEADDLSFSGKAKNRMEIVELANHPYFFGTQFHPEFKSRPGRASPPFVGLVKAVLEAQQTEVEA; translated from the coding sequence ATGCCGACGGAACCCGAAACGGATTACGACCCGACACTCGGGAACAAGTTCATTTTCGTTACCGGGGGTGTGATGTCCGGACTCGGGAAGGGTATCACTGCCGCCAGCACTGGCCGACTGCTTTCGAACGCTGGGTTCGACGTGACCGCGGTCAAGATTGACCCGTATCTCAACGTCGACGCGGGGACGATGAATCCCTATCAGCACGGCGAAGTGTACGTCTTAGAAGACGGTGGCGAAGTGGACTTAGACCTGGGCAACTACGAACGTTTCCTCGATATCGACATGACGTTCGACCACAACATCACCACGGGGAAAACCTACCAGCACGTCATCGAGAAAGAGCGCGCTGGGGACTATCTCGGAAAGACAGTCCAGATTATCCCGCACATCACCGACGACATCAAGCGCCGCATCCGCGAGGCCGCGGAGGGCCACGACGTCTGTATCGTCGAAGTGGGCGGCACGATTGGCGACATCGAGGGCATGCCGTATTTAGAAGCCCTCCGCCAGTTCGTCCACGAAGAAGACGAAGACGATGTGCTTCTCACCCACGTTACGCTCATCCCGTACTCGAAAAACGGCGAGCAGAAGACGAAGCCAACCCAGCACAGCGTCAAAGAACTGCGCTCGATTGGCCTCCAGCCAGACATCCTCGTTGGCCGGTGTGAGACGGAACTCGAACCAGAGACCAAAGAGAAAATCGCATTGTTCTGTGACGTTCCGACGGAGGCTGTCTTCTCTAACGCCGACGTCGAGGACATCTACCACGTCCCGCTGATGGTCGAAGAGGAAGGCCTTGACGAGTACGTCATGGAGCACCTCGACCTCGCAGCCGATGCGCTCCCGAAAGCAGAGCGCAACAACGAGTGGCGCAACCTCGTTACGCAAGAAACCGAGGGCTCTGTCAAAATCGCACTCGTTGGCAAGTACGCGCTCGAAGACGCCTACATGTCGATTCACGAGTCGCTCAAACACGCCGGACTCGACCAGGGCGTTGACGTAGACATCCTCTGGGTCGATTCAGACGAGATGGCCGACAACCACATGGAACGCCTCCACGACGCAGACGGTATCGTCGTCCCCGGTGGCTTCGGGTCGCGCGGCACCCTCGGGAAAATCGAGGCCATCCGCTACGCCCGCGAGAACGAGATTCCGTTCCTCGGCCTCTGTCTTGGCTTCCAACTCGCCGTCATCGAGTACGCGCGCAACGTCCTCGACTTAGAAGGCGCAGACTCGACCGAGATGGAACCGGAGACGCCCCACCCGGTCATCGACCTGCTCCCAGAGCAATACGACTTAGAAGACCTCGGTGGCACGATGCGCCTTGGCGCACACGAAACCCAGATTTCCCCGGACACGCTCGCAAGCGAGGTGTACGGCGGCACGTCGTGTGTCGAACGCCACCGCCACCGCTACGAGGTAAATCCGAAGTACATCGACCGACTCGAAGCCGACGATCTCTCGTTCTCGGGCAAGGCGAAAAACCGGATGGAGATTGTCGAACTCGCAAATCACCCGTACTTCTTCGGCACGCAGTTCCACCCCGAGTTCAAGTCCCGACCCGGCCGGGCAAGTCCGCCGTTCGTGGGGCTCGTGAAGGCAGTGCTCGAAGCGCAGCAAACGGAGGTTGAAGCCTAA
- a CDS encoding 5-formyltetrahydrofolate cyclo-ligase, which yields MDKQRIRERVWDALEAEGIARFPFPPHGRIPNFDGARNAADRLAETAEWQDATAIKSNPDSPQLPVRRRALAEGKMVYMAVPRLRHEKCFVRLDPATIDDTDRAAAISHMDEYGEQVGPDEIDSIDLIVSGSVAVTAEGARIGKGEGYSDLEYAVLRELALVDDDTPVVTTVHERQVVDDAVEIEAHDVPMDCIVTSERVIRSAGGQKPVGIDWELLDDERIEEIPVLQRFR from the coding sequence ATGGATAAACAGCGCATCCGCGAGCGCGTCTGGGATGCCCTCGAAGCCGAGGGAATCGCCCGATTTCCGTTTCCCCCGCATGGCCGGATTCCGAATTTCGATGGCGCGCGCAACGCCGCGGACCGACTGGCTGAGACTGCGGAGTGGCAGGACGCCACAGCAATCAAGTCGAATCCGGATTCGCCCCAACTCCCCGTCCGGCGGCGGGCGCTCGCGGAGGGGAAGATGGTGTACATGGCCGTCCCGCGCCTGCGTCACGAGAAGTGTTTCGTCCGCTTAGACCCCGCGACCATCGACGACACCGACCGCGCCGCCGCTATCTCGCACATGGACGAGTACGGCGAGCAGGTCGGCCCAGATGAAATTGACAGCATCGACCTCATTGTGTCTGGGAGCGTCGCCGTCACAGCGGAAGGCGCGCGCATCGGGAAAGGCGAAGGGTACAGCGATTTAGAGTACGCCGTGTTGCGCGAACTTGCGCTGGTTGACGACGACACGCCCGTGGTCACGACGGTTCACGAGCGACAGGTCGTGGACGACGCGGTCGAAATCGAGGCGCACGACGTGCCAATGGACTGTATCGTGACCTCAGAACGCGTGATTCGCTCTGCAGGTGGGCAAAAACCCGTGGGTATCGACTGGGAGCTATTGGACGACGAGCGAATCGAAGAAATTCCCGTCCTCCAGCGATTTCGTTAG
- a CDS encoding pyridoxamine 5'-phosphate oxidase family protein, whose product MSSEEFIEQSGTMQETEIDFFLRSQGYGTLSLAADGDAYGVPVSFGYDGNHLYFLFLQLGVESRKRVFADTTDTASFLVYQVNSKFDWQSVIVTGRLREVRDDEVAHARDTMADNAWHPSLFSEADPMGELKGYVLDIEATTGRKGSGT is encoded by the coding sequence ATGTCATCGGAGGAATTTATCGAGCAGAGTGGAACGATGCAGGAGACGGAAATCGACTTCTTCCTCAGAAGTCAGGGCTACGGCACGCTGTCGCTCGCCGCAGACGGCGACGCCTATGGCGTCCCTGTCTCGTTTGGTTACGACGGCAACCACCTCTATTTCCTGTTTCTCCAGTTGGGTGTCGAGTCACGGAAACGCGTCTTCGCGGACACGACGGACACGGCCAGCTTTCTCGTCTATCAGGTCAACTCGAAGTTCGACTGGCAGAGCGTCATCGTCACCGGGCGGCTCAGAGAAGTGCGTGACGACGAAGTCGCCCACGCCCGCGACACGATGGCGGACAATGCGTGGCACCCGAGCCTGTTCTCCGAAGCCGACCCGATGGGCGAACTCAAGGGATACGTCCTCGACATCGAAGCAACGACTGGCAGAAAAGGAAGCGGCACTTAG
- the thrS gene encoding threonine--tRNA ligase, producing the protein MSEIVVTLPDGSELHMESGSTVEDVAFEIGPGLGRDTVAGVVDGDLVDKDTPLSDDCRLVIVTPQSDDYLSVLRHTGAHVFAQALQRIHPEAKLTIGPWTDDGFYYDITGVELDSDDLRAIEAEAETIIAEDYEVERTELSREEALSLYEDNPYKLDILETEAAGDDPLSFYEQGEFKDLCKGPHLESTGEIGAFKLLNISSAYWRGDEENDTLTRVYGTAFKSEKDLTKFLEQREEAKERDHRKLGQELDLFSIPEVTGPGLPLYHPNGKKILQQLEGYGQSLNESFGYDYVETPHLFRTELWKQSGHYDNYVDDMFLLDVNDEEYGLKPMNCPGHATIFKQGSWSYRDLPVRYAENGKVYRKEQRGELSGLSRVWAFTIDDGHLFVRPDQIKSEVEDTMDLIFEVLETFDLEYKVALATRPEKSVGSDEIWEQAETQLESVLDESGIDYRVETGDGAFYGPKIDFSFEDALGRVWDGPTVQLDFNMPERFDLTYTGEDNEDHRPVMIHRALYGSFERFFMVLIEHYNGKFPFWLAPEQVRILPVSDDNIPYAKELKHRLGDFRVTIEDRSWTVGRKIQQAHTDRVPYQIIIGGDEEADRTISVRDRKERDRNGVELAEFQAHLESEQEEKRLEPDFLA; encoded by the coding sequence ATGAGCGAAATCGTCGTCACGTTACCCGACGGCTCCGAACTCCACATGGAGTCGGGGTCGACGGTCGAAGACGTGGCATTCGAAATTGGGCCCGGACTCGGCCGAGACACGGTCGCTGGCGTCGTTGACGGTGACCTCGTTGACAAAGACACGCCGCTTTCTGACGACTGTCGCCTCGTCATCGTCACGCCCCAGAGCGACGACTACCTCTCGGTGCTCCGCCACACCGGCGCGCACGTCTTCGCACAGGCACTCCAGCGCATCCACCCCGAGGCCAAACTCACCATCGGGCCGTGGACCGACGATGGTTTCTACTACGACATCACGGGCGTCGAACTCGACAGCGACGACCTGCGCGCAATCGAGGCCGAAGCCGAGACAATCATCGCAGAAGACTACGAAGTCGAACGCACGGAACTCTCCCGCGAAGAAGCCCTCTCCCTCTACGAGGACAATCCGTACAAACTCGACATCCTCGAAACTGAGGCCGCAGGCGACGACCCCCTCTCCTTCTACGAACAGGGCGAGTTCAAAGACCTCTGTAAAGGCCCGCACCTCGAATCGACCGGCGAAATCGGCGCGTTCAAACTCCTCAACATCTCCTCTGCCTACTGGCGCGGCGACGAAGAAAACGACACCCTCACGCGCGTCTACGGCACGGCGTTCAAGTCCGAGAAGGACCTCACCAAATTCTTAGAACAGCGCGAAGAGGCCAAAGAGCGCGACCACCGCAAACTCGGCCAGGAACTCGACCTCTTCTCGATTCCAGAGGTCACCGGTCCCGGCCTCCCGCTCTACCACCCGAACGGGAAGAAAATCCTCCAGCAGCTAGAAGGCTACGGCCAGTCGCTGAACGAGAGCTTCGGCTACGATTACGTCGAGACGCCTCACCTGTTCCGCACGGAACTCTGGAAGCAGTCGGGCCACTACGACAACTACGTCGACGACATGTTCCTCCTCGACGTGAACGACGAGGAATACGGCCTGAAGCCGATGAACTGTCCGGGCCACGCGACCATCTTCAAGCAGGGGTCGTGGAGCTACCGTGACCTCCCCGTCCGCTACGCAGAAAACGGGAAGGTGTACCGCAAAGAACAGCGCGGCGAACTCTCGGGCCTCTCGCGCGTCTGGGCGTTCACCATCGACGACGGCCACCTGTTCGTCCGCCCCGACCAGATTAAGTCAGAAGTCGAGGACACGATGGACCTCATCTTCGAGGTGCTCGAAACGTTCGACTTAGAGTACAAAGTCGCGCTCGCAACCCGCCCCGAGAAATCGGTCGGGAGCGACGAAATCTGGGAGCAAGCCGAGACGCAACTCGAAAGCGTGCTCGACGAGTCGGGCATCGACTACCGCGTCGAAACCGGCGACGGTGCGTTCTACGGGCCGAAAATCGACTTCTCGTTCGAGGACGCGCTTGGCCGGGTGTGGGACGGCCCGACCGTGCAACTCGACTTCAACATGCCAGAGCGCTTCGACCTCACCTACACCGGCGAGGACAACGAAGACCACCGCCCAGTGATGATTCACCGCGCGCTCTACGGCTCCTTCGAGCGCTTCTTCATGGTGCTCATCGAGCACTACAACGGCAAGTTCCCGTTCTGGCTCGCCCCAGAGCAGGTGCGCATCCTGCCGGTCAGCGACGACAACATCCCGTACGCGAAAGAACTCAAACACCGCCTCGGCGACTTCCGCGTCACCATCGAAGACCGCTCGTGGACGGTCGGGCGAAAGATCCAGCAAGCCCACACCGACCGCGTGCCGTACCAAATCATCATCGGCGGCGACGAGGAAGCAGACCGCACCATCTCGGTTCGCGACCGTAAGGAGCGCGACCGAAACGGCGTAGAGCTGGCTGAGTTCCAAGCCCACCTCGAATCTGAACAGGAAGAAAAGCGCCTCGAACCGGACTTCCTCGCGTAG
- a CDS encoding cupin domain-containing protein yields MSLNRFTKPDPEEGEIITEELVVSDDALVKLFALGPGAELKPHPHDSSSNVFHIVKGTVTVLQDDDEERVKAPGVVFHDRGVLHGARNDTEDVVYFTATLAPFPS; encoded by the coding sequence ATGTCGCTCAATCGCTTTACGAAACCCGACCCGGAGGAGGGCGAAATCATCACCGAAGAACTGGTCGTCTCCGATGACGCACTCGTCAAACTGTTCGCCCTCGGCCCCGGCGCCGAGTTGAAACCGCACCCGCACGACTCCTCCTCGAACGTGTTTCACATCGTCAAGGGGACCGTGACGGTGCTTCAAGACGACGACGAAGAGCGCGTCAAAGCCCCCGGCGTCGTGTTCCACGACCGCGGCGTCCTCCACGGTGCGCGAAACGACACCGAAGACGTGGTGTACTTCACCGCGACGCTCGCGCCGTTCCCGAGCTAA
- a CDS encoding MBL fold metallo-hydrolase: MVNRLGTIGWWFDLRGVNAYLVEDGDALTLIDAGHPWDVNALRREVEATGHTVRDVDRVLLTHYDVDHVGTLARLTELSAPIYIGTGDAPYLQGDERPTWRNRKAALQRLAGAVVKPVSTVERVESGEEIGSFTAYHTPGHTPGHVAYVSEELSVCFLGDLVIERNGRLEPSPYMLSYDDVAVERSIKALAAHDVDFEIAAMGHGVPFVTKGAARLDRLAATL; this comes from the coding sequence ATGGTCAATCGACTCGGAACGATTGGATGGTGGTTCGACCTTCGGGGCGTCAACGCCTACCTCGTCGAAGACGGCGATGCACTCACGCTCATCGACGCAGGCCACCCGTGGGATGTCAACGCCCTCCGCCGCGAGGTCGAAGCAACGGGCCACACCGTCCGCGACGTAGACCGCGTGTTGCTCACCCACTACGACGTAGACCACGTCGGCACGCTCGCCCGTCTTACCGAACTCTCTGCGCCCATCTACATCGGCACAGGCGACGCACCCTATCTCCAAGGTGACGAACGCCCGACGTGGCGAAATCGGAAGGCGGCCCTTCAGCGTCTCGCTGGAGCCGTGGTCAAACCGGTCTCGACGGTCGAGCGCGTCGAGAGTGGCGAAGAAATCGGCAGTTTCACCGCCTACCATACGCCCGGCCACACGCCGGGGCACGTCGCCTACGTGAGCGAAGAACTCTCAGTCTGCTTCCTTGGCGACCTCGTTATCGAGCGAAACGGTCGCCTCGAACCCTCGCCGTACATGCTCAGCTACGACGACGTGGCGGTCGAGCGAAGTATCAAGGCACTCGCGGCTCACGACGTAGATTTCGAAATCGCGGCGATGGGCCACGGCGTGCCCTTCGTGACGAAGGGGGCAGCCCGCCTCGACCGGCTGGCGGCCACCCTCTAA